In Deltaproteobacteria bacterium, the following are encoded in one genomic region:
- the ispG gene encoding flavodoxin-dependent (E)-4-hydroxy-3-methylbut-2-enyl-diphosphate synthase, which yields GAIGERYGLNLTVVNIDGLRLNPGNIGTRERIAQVARAAQQRKVPIRIGVNSGSLEKKLLREYGHPSSDALVDSALHHVRLLEDQGFDLIKISLKASDPLATIAAYQKISLLTDYPLHIGITEAGPLFSGGIKSAVGLGILLYQGIGDTIRVSLTADPTLEVKAAYHILRALGLRRRGVEIISCPLCGRSEINLIPVVREVEERLSGWSEPLHVAVMGCSVNGPGEAREADVGIAAGKGTALLFRKGKVIREVKAEEMVTALISEAELMLKNQ from the coding sequence GGGGGGCAATCGGCGAGCGTTACGGGTTGAACCTGACGGTGGTCAACATAGATGGTTTGCGCCTCAACCCCGGAAACATAGGAACTCGGGAGCGCATTGCCCAGGTGGCCAGAGCAGCTCAACAAAGAAAGGTACCCATTCGAATCGGCGTTAACTCCGGTTCATTGGAGAAAAAACTCCTGAGAGAATACGGCCATCCTTCTTCAGATGCCTTAGTAGATAGCGCCCTTCATCACGTTCGCTTGTTGGAAGACCAAGGTTTCGACCTCATTAAGATCTCCCTCAAAGCCTCAGATCCTTTAGCCACCATAGCCGCCTACCAGAAGATCTCCCTGTTGACCGACTATCCCCTTCATATCGGTATTACCGAAGCAGGTCCCCTGTTCTCCGGGGGGATCAAGTCGGCCGTGGGTTTAGGGATTCTTCTATACCAAGGGATAGGGGATACCATTCGCGTTTCGTTAACCGCCGACCCAACCCTGGAAGTGAAAGCCGCTTACCATATCTTGAGAGCGTTGGGGCTTCGCCGCCGGGGAGTGGAGATTATTTCCTGTCCCCTTTGCGGACGGAGCGAAATCAACCTAATTCCTGTGGTCCGGGAGGTTGAGGAACGCCTCTCGGGCTGGTCAGAGCCCCTTCATGTAGCCGTCATGGGCTGTTCCGTGAATGGTCCCGGAGAAGCCCGGGAAGCCGATGTGGGTATCGCCGCCGGAAAGGGAACGGCGCTGCTTTTTCGTAAGGGGAAGGTCATCCGCGAGGTAAAAGCAGAGGAAATGGTCACGGCATTAATCTCCGAAGCGGAATTGATGCTAAAAAACCAATGA
- a CDS encoding proline--tRNA ligase, translated as MRFSRMLLQTYKEDPADAEAISHKLMVRAGMVRQLAAGLYIYLPLGLRVLEKVNAIIREEMNAIGGQEISMPVLHPAEIWQQSGRWYDIGDEMFRLQDRTKRDMVLGMTHEEVVAWLAAREIRSYRDLPQIWYQIQTKLRDEARPKGGILRTREFLMKDSYSLDLDSAGLNHNYQLHYDAYCKIFQRCGIKYYAVESDPGMMGGAGAHEFMAPSQAGEDEVALCDNCGYAANMELANSQPLPASSPVWDLEEVATPDSRTIEEVCACLGIDPRLTIKSLLLMGKDGPILALVRGDQKLHEKKFRRLVGEFRPAHREEVKEYAGVEAGFLGPVSLAPGRNLPLIADVALQQGVFVAGANREGYHLRGVIPGKHFTAKFADIHMAMSGDTCPACHSSLRVEKAIEIGNIFKLGTKYSLPLKALYLDRQGQEKPIVMGSYGIGPARIIAAAIEQSYDQDGIIFPLPLTPFDVHLLPVNLKQENVRQEAEKVYQRLSENRIRTLFDDREEAPGVKFKDADLIGIPLRLTLSAKTLKNNMVEVKVRRTGEVHMVKLEQALSWVQNWITSQTKK; from the coding sequence ATGCGCTTTTCCAGAATGCTGCTCCAAACTTATAAAGAAGACCCGGCAGACGCCGAAGCAATTAGCCACAAGCTGATGGTCAGGGCTGGTATGGTGCGACAGTTGGCGGCCGGGCTTTATATTTATTTACCCCTCGGCCTGCGGGTCCTGGAAAAGGTGAATGCCATCATCCGGGAAGAGATGAACGCCATCGGCGGACAGGAAATAAGCATGCCCGTCCTCCATCCGGCGGAAATCTGGCAACAATCCGGACGCTGGTATGACATCGGAGACGAAATGTTTCGCCTCCAGGATCGAACGAAACGGGATATGGTTTTGGGTATGACCCATGAAGAAGTCGTTGCTTGGCTGGCGGCAAGGGAAATCCGTTCCTACCGGGACCTCCCCCAGATCTGGTACCAAATTCAGACCAAGCTCCGGGATGAAGCCCGGCCGAAAGGAGGCATCCTGCGCACCCGTGAATTTTTAATGAAAGACTCCTACAGCCTGGATTTGGACTCTGCTGGATTGAACCATAACTATCAGCTTCATTACGATGCTTACTGCAAAATTTTTCAAAGGTGCGGAATAAAATATTATGCTGTGGAGAGCGACCCGGGGATGATGGGTGGAGCGGGCGCCCACGAATTCATGGCCCCCAGCCAAGCCGGTGAGGACGAGGTGGCTCTTTGCGATAATTGCGGGTATGCTGCCAATATGGAGCTGGCCAATTCCCAACCCTTACCTGCATCTTCCCCTGTCTGGGACCTGGAAGAAGTGGCCACGCCCGATTCCCGGACCATTGAGGAGGTCTGCGCTTGCCTCGGGATCGACCCGCGTTTGACCATTAAATCTTTGCTTCTGATGGGCAAAGATGGCCCTATCCTGGCTTTAGTCCGCGGAGATCAAAAGCTTCATGAGAAAAAATTCAGACGTCTGGTGGGAGAATTTCGCCCAGCCCACCGGGAAGAGGTGAAAGAGTATGCCGGGGTAGAGGCAGGTTTTCTCGGTCCGGTCAGCCTCGCCCCGGGCCGCAACCTACCTCTGATCGCGGATGTTGCCCTGCAGCAAGGAGTTTTTGTCGCCGGGGCCAACCGCGAAGGCTACCACCTCCGGGGCGTTATTCCTGGGAAACATTTTACCGCGAAATTTGCCGATATCCATATGGCCATGTCAGGAGATACTTGCCCGGCATGCCATTCCTCCCTGAGGGTCGAGAAAGCCATCGAGATCGGGAATATCTTCAAACTGGGAACAAAATACTCCCTTCCCTTGAAAGCACTCTACCTTGACCGCCAGGGACAGGAAAAACCTATTGTCATGGGTAGTTACGGCATCGGTCCGGCCCGCATCATCGCCGCCGCCATTGAGCAAAGTTATGATCAAGACGGGATCATTTTCCCTTTACCTTTAACCCCCTTTGACGTTCACCTCTTACCTGTCAACCTCAAGCAGGAAAACGTCCGGCAGGAGGCGGAAAAAGTCTACCAAAGATTATCGGAAAACAGGATTCGTACCCTCTTTGATGACCGCGAAGAGGCTCCGGGAGTAAAGTTTAAAGATGCAGATCTCATCGGCATCCCCCTGCGTTTAACCCTCAGCGCAAAAACTTTGAAAAATAATATGGTGGAAGTCAAAGTCCGCCGGACCGGCGAAGTCCATATGGTGAAACTGGAACAAGCTCTCTCTTGGGTGCAAAACTGGATCACCTCTCAGACGAAAAAATAG